A single Amphiura filiformis chromosome 19, Afil_fr2py, whole genome shotgun sequence DNA region contains:
- the LOC140141536 gene encoding uncharacterized protein, whose protein sequence is MDVNRPPREWDYIMAKVCQYCGRRFCNDVIRYLFHIRHHEMRIRPYWYGYKSTGVYVPFPKRGRNSVSGHSTKKVSQRKTMAVQQKRRMPEENMSRCGESIPKNHRNGLKKLPKLRDDISKVNKTYCKIQESQELVDDKHVERKLEKDCIKKDPEFPMASVASRQGKRTVKGEPSHKKNRLKCKFCNKGFPYPAHLILHERTHTKEKPFKCKFCNKGFAQQYHLKSHTYIHAKVKPFNCSFCNKGFTTSCNLKTHERIHTKEKPYKCEVCNRGFTQLGGLTSHASIHTKDKQFQCKFCNKCFRQSSHLLVHERIHTGEKPYKCELCNNRFTNSSYLIVHKRIHLKEKPYKCKVCNKAFTQSVHLKTHERIHSKEKPFKCTVCNKCFTIPGSLKRHELIHSKERPFKCSFCNRGFTVLWSLTIHERTHSKEKPFTCKYCNKDFSIAANLKIHERTHSKEKPFQCSFCNKRFIQSSGLISHRRIHTKEKPFQCKFCCKTFAQSTSLTVHTRVHTKEKPFKCTFCNKGFARSSHLKAHERTHTKEKPYKCQVCNKGFAQLCGLNRHAHTHACVELGDMKTDAGIHTKEKPLKCTFCNKRFIQSADLKRHERIHTKEKPFKCTICNKGFTQSGHLKSHERIHTKEKLYAQLKPLKCTLCNKRFIQSCDLKRHELIHTNEKPFKCTVCNKRFIQSGHLKTHELIHTNEKPFKCTVCNKRFIQSGHLKTHERIHAKDKPFKCTFCNKGFTQSNNLKRHERIHTKEKLRAQLGDMKTHEGIHTKEKHLKCAFCNKGFTQSSHLKRHERIHTNEKPYKCTVCKKDFTQSGHLKKHERIHTNEKIFAQLGDMKTHEGIHTKEKPLKCTFCNKIFIQSADLKSHEHIHTNEKPFKCTVCNKGFTQASHFKTHERRCLLSVCV, encoded by the coding sequence ATGGATGTGAATAGACCTCCACGTGAGTGGGACTACATTATGGCCAAAGTATGCCAATACTGTGGAAGGAGATTCTGCAATGATGTGATCAGATACTTGTTCCATATAAGACATCATGAAATGCGGATTCGTCCTTACTGGTATGGTTATAAGAGCACCGGGGTCTATGTACCTTTTCCAAAGAGAGGGAGGAATTCAGTAAGTGGGCATAGTACAAAGAAGGTGTCACAAAGGAAGACAATGGCTGTGCAGCAGAAGAGGAGAATGCCGGAAGAGAATATGTCTAGATGTGGAGAGTCCATTCCGAAAAACCATCGAAATGGTTtgaaaaaattgccaaaattgaGAGATGACATTTCAAAGGTCAATAAGACATATTGTAAAATACAAGAATCACAAGAACTGGTGGATGACAAACATGTAGAGCGTAAACTGGAAAAAGACTGTATTAAAAAAGATCCTGAATTTCCCATGGCTTCAGTGGCATCTCGTCAAGGCAAAAGAACCGTTAAGGGTGAACCATCGCATAAAAAGAACCgtctcaaatgtaaattttgtaacaaagggtTCCCATATCCAGCTCATCTGATACTACATGAACGCactcatactaaagagaagccttttaaatgtaaattttgtaacaaaggcttcgcaCAGCAATATCACTTGAAATCGCATACATATATTCATGCAAAAGTGAAGCCTTTCAATTGTTctttttgtaacaaaggcttcacaacaTCATgtaacttgaaaacacatgagcgtatccatactaaagagaaaccttacaaGTGTGAAGTTTGTAACAGGGGCTTCACACAGTTAGGGGGCTTAACTTCGCATGCGAGTATCCATACCAAAGACAAGCAATTCCAATGcaaattttgtaacaaatgttTCAGACAGTCATCTCACTTGTTAGTACATGAACGCATTCATACTGGGGAGAAGCCTTACAAGTGTGAATTGTGCAACAATCGCTTCACAAATTCAAGTTATTTGATAGTACATAAACGCATCCATCTAAAAGAGAAGCCTTATAAATGTAAAGTTTGTAACAAAGCCTTCACACAGTCAGTtcacttgaaaacacatgaacgtattcattcaaaagagaagcctttcaaatgtacaGTTTGTAACAAATGCTTTACAATCCCGGGTTccttgaaaagacatgaacttaTTCATTCTAAAGAGAGGCCTTTCAAATGTTCATTTTGTAACAGAGGCTTCACAGTCTTATGGAGCCTGACAATACACGAACGTACTCATTCTAAGGAGAAGCCATTCACATGTAAATATTGTAACAAAGACTTCTCAATCGCAGCTAACTTGAAAATACATGAACGTACTCattctaaagagaagcctttccagtgttcattttgtaacaAACGTTTTATTCAGTCAAGTGGTTTGATATCACACAGACgtattcatactaaagagaagcctttccaatgtaaattttgttgcaaaaccttCGCACAATCAACTAGCTTGACTGTGCATACACGTGtccatactaaagagaagcctttcaaatgtacattttgtaacaaaggcttcgcaCGGTCAAGTCACTTGAAGGCCCATGAACGTActcatactaaagagaaaccttacaaatGTCAAGTTTGTAACAAAGGGTTTGCACAGTTATGTGGCTTGAACAGACATGCACATACTCACGCCTGCGTAGAACTAGGTGACATGAAAACAGATGCAGgtattcatactaaagagaagcctttgaaatgtacattttgtaacaaaagaTTTATACAGTCAGCTGACTTAAaaagacatgaacgtattcacactaaagagaaaccctttaaatgtacaatttgtaacaaaggcttcacacagtcaggtCACTTGAAGAGCCACGAACgtattcacactaaagagaagctTTACGCACAATTAAAGCCTTTGAAGTGTACATTGTGTAACAAAAGATTTATACAGTCATGTGACTTAAAACGACATGAACTTATTCACACTAAtgagaagcctttcaaatgtacaGTTTGTAACAAAAGATTTATACAGTCAGGtcacttgaaaacacatgaacttATTCACACTAAtgagaagcctttcaaatgtacaGTTTGTAACAAAAGATTTATACAGTCAGGtcacttgaaaacacatgaacgtattcacgCTAAAGATaagcctttcaaatgtacattttgtaacaaaggcttcacacagtcaaaTAACTTGAAGAGACACGAACgtattcacactaaagagaagctTCGCGCACAATTAGGTGACATGAAAACACATGAAGgtattcatactaaagagaagcaTTTGAAGTgtgcattttgtaacaaaggcttcacacagtcaagTCACTTGAAGAGACACGAACGTATTCATACTAATGAGAAGCCTTATAAATGTACAGTTTGTAAAAAAGACTTCACACAGTCAGGTCACTTGAAGAAACACGAACGTATTCATACTAACGAGAAGATTTTCGCACAATTAGGTGACATGAAAACACATGAAGgtattcatactaaagagaagcctttgaAGTGTACtttttgtaacaaaatatttATACAGTCAGCTGACTTAAAAAGCCATGAACATATTCACACTAAtgagaagccttttaaatgtacagtttgtaacaaaggcttcacacaagCAAGTCACTTTAAAACGCACGAACGGAGATGTCTTTTAAGTGTatgtgtttaa